DNA from Actinoplanes sp. SE50/110:
GTGGGTGCGGCGGACCTCGGCGACCACCTCCGGCGGGGTGGTGCGGGTGTCGTACGGACAGATGCCCCAGACCGGGAAATCCTGGTAGGCGCGATTGACCGCGGCCTCGTAGCGGGCCCACCAGTCCCACGGCGCGCCGTTCGCCGGCTGCGGCACGTCCCCGGCGACCCGGATCTGCGCGGCGCCACCCGCCACGTACTCCCCGAAGATCTCCCGATAGCGGCGGATCGCGCCGGCCGGGCGCCGATACTGCGTCGCGCCGTCCAGGAACCGGATGCCGCTGCGCGGGCCGAACGCCTCGCGCACCAGCTCCTGACGGCCCGCGTCGAACGCCGCCAGCACCGGCTCGCCCGCCGCCAGGCCCTCGGTGAAGAACGGCACGATCACGGCCAGGAACCGCTCGTCCGAGTCATAGAACGCCGACTCGTGGAAATAGCCGGAATATCCGGCCGCAGCACCCGACCTCACGTTGCCAGAGATTACCCGCGCCGCCGGGCAGCTCCCAAAATCGACGCAGGCAACCCGGTCACCCGGTGCGCAACGCCTCGGTGGGGGACAGACGGGCGCCCCACTCGGGGCTCGCCGCCTCGTAGGATGCGGTCATGGGGGAGGACGGGCACGCGGCGGTGCGGGACGCCTACTCCGCGCTCTCCGGGGTCTACATCGACCTTTTCGGGACGGTGGAGCAGTCCCATCCCGACGATGTCGCGTTCATCGAACGCCACCTGACCATCCGGCCCGGACGGGTGCTCGACCTGGGGTGTGGCCCCGGTCACCTGACCGGCCTCCTGCGCTCGCGGGGTGTGGCCGCGACCGGAATCGACATGGTGCCGGAATTCCTCGCGTACGCGCGGGCGACCCACCCGGACGGCGACTACCGGCAGGGGTCGCTGACCAGCCTCGACGTGGCGGACGAGTCGGTCGCCGGCATCCTGGCCTGGTACTCGCTGATCCACCTGCCGCCGGACGCCCTCGACGCGGTGCTCGACGGGTTCCGGCGGGTGACAGCGCCGGGTGCGACGCTGGTGGTCGGCATCTTCGAGGCGCCGGAACTCGGGCCGTTCGACCACCGGGTGGCGACCGCCTACCGGTGGCCGGTCGACGCGTTCTCGGCGCGGCTGGCCCGGGCCGGCTTCGACGAGGTGGAGCGCCAGCGGCGGCCCGCCGACGCGACGACCCGGCCGCTCGCCGCGCTGGCCGCGACCCGCCGGGCCTGACGACGAGGGGTCACGCCGCCGACCGATGCGGCGTGACCGAACCGCCGATGCGCGCGGGGCTCGACACCTCATACAGTCACTCGCTTATCAGCCTTTTCACAGGAGATAGCGTTTTGTCGCGAAAAATCGGTATTTGGGTAGGCCTCTGGGCCGTGGTGATGGCGGTGGCCGTCGCGGGGCCGGCCACCGCCGCCACCCGACACTTCTATGTCGCGCTCGGCGACTCGTACTCGTCCGGCGAGGGCACCTACCTCGACGACTCCGACTACGACGCCGGCACCGGCGGCGACTGTCACCGCAGCCGCCTCGCCTGGGGCCGGGTGCTGGCCGCCGACACCTCCCTCGGTCTCACGATGGCCGCCGGCCGGAACTCGATCGCCGGGCACCTCGCCTGCTCCGGCGCCACCGTCAAGAACATCCGCGCGATCAGCCAGCACACCGGCCTCGGCACCCAGCTCGCCCAGCTGGCGGCCCTGCCGGTGCGGCCCGACCTGGCCACCGTGACGATCGGCGGCAACGACGCGGACTTCGCCGCCGTGGTCCGAACCTGCTACCTGTACGGCGGCCTGAAGTGCACGCAGGCGATGGCCACCGCCAAGACGAAGATCGGCCTGCTGGGCGACTGCGCGGCCAACGACGACTCGCTCGGGCGGTACTGCCTGCGCGACGTCTACCGGGACATCAAGCAGCAGATCAGCGGCGGCCGCCTGATCGTGGTGGGCTATCCGCGGCTGTTCGCCACCGGCTACCGCGCGGACGGCCGGTGCCTCTGGGCCGCCTCCGGGGTCCTGGCCAAGCTGGACGGCCTGATCGCCGACATGGAGGCCCGGGTGCACGCCGAGGCGGACGCCGCCGGAGTGACCTATGTCAGCACCTGGGACGCGCTGAGCGGCCACGAGCTGTGCACCGAGCACTCCTGGGTCCGCAGCATCACCCCGGCCAGCGGGCAGAAGAGCCTCAGCGCCCACCCGCTGGCGCAGGGGCAGCAGGCCATGGCCGGCAAAGTCGCGCTCTACCTGCACAACCACCCCTTCCCGGCCGAGCCTTCAGTCCCCACCCCGACGCCGACCCCGACCCCGACGCCCACGCCGACCCCGGTCAACAGGGCGCCGGTCGCCGCGTTCGGCTACACCCGGCTGAGCGGCGCGGGCAACCGCGTCACCCTCGACGGCGGCGCCTCCGCCGACCCGGACGGGTCGATCGCCACCTGGACCTGGACCTCCGGCGGCCGCCAGATCGCCACCGGCCGCACCGCCACGGTGTCCTTCGCCGGCGTCGCCGCCCCCTCGGTGACCCTCACCGTCACCGACAACCGGGGTGCCCCGGGGACGGTCAGCCGCACGCTGTCACTGCAGAACCGCGCACCGCGGATCACCGGCGTCACCCCGCGGGCGGGCGCGATCGTCGGCAGCACCGTGCCGGACCTCGCCGTCGCGGCCACCGACCCGGACGGCGACGACCTGAGCACCACCTTCCGGGTCACCGGCCCCGCGGTCGACGTCTCGTCCGGCCCGGTCGGCGCCACCTGGACCGTGCCCGCGCACCGCCTCGACCCGGGCGCCCGGTACCAGGTCGCGGTCACCGTCCGCGACCCGTCCGGGCTCACCGCGACCGCGACGACCTCGTTCACCGTCGCGATGCTGCCCACCGCCGCCGACGTGACCGCCACGTCGACCGGCAACGGCTACTGGCAGGTGGACACGTACGGTGGTGTCTTCTCCTACGGCGACGCCCCGTTCCACGGCTCCCTGCCCGGGCTCGGCGTCAAGGTGAACAACATCATCGGGATGACCCGCACCCCGGACGACGGCGGCTACTGGCTGGTCGGCTCGGACGGCGGCGTGTTCGCGTTCGGCAACGCCCCGTTCTACGGTTCGATGGGCGGCAAGCCGCTCAACGGCCCGGTCGTCGGGATGGCCGTCACCCCGTCCGGCAAGGGCTACTGGCTGGCCGCCGCGGACGGCGGGGTGTTCGCCTTCGGCGACGCCGGCTTCTACGGCTCGATGGGCGGCAAGCCGCTGAACAAGCCGGTCACCGCGATCGGCGCCACGGCCAGCGGCCAGGGCTACTGGCTGGCGGCCGGCGACGGCGGCGTGTTCGCGTTCGGCGATGCCGCCTTCTACGGCTCGATGGGCGGCAAGCCGCTGAACGCGCCGGTCGTCGACATGGACGTGACCCCGGACGGCGGTGGGTACTGGATGACCGCCGAGGACGGCGGGGTGTTCGCCTTCGGCGACGCGGGCTTCTTCGGCTCGATGGCCGGCCAGCCGCTCAACGGGCACATCACCGGCATGTCGGTCACCCCGTCCGCCGGCGGATACTGGCTCAACGGCTGCGACGGTGGGATCTTCGCCTTCGGCGACGCCCAGTTCCACGGATCGAACCCGACCTACCAGTGCCGCGGTAACTGACCGGACGCCGGCTCGCCCCCGTCGTCTATCTTCGATGATCATGACGGGGACGGGTCTGGCGTTGCACGCCACGGTGGGGATGTCGGTGCTGATCGGCCTGCCGGTGACAGGACGGGCGAAGGCCGCGGAAGAACATCACGGCGCGGTACGTCGACGGCACCGGCCCGGCACCTGGCTCCTGATCGTCATCGGACTGCTGTGGCTCAACCAGATCGCGTTCACCATCTACGCCCGGCGGGTCCACGGCGGCGACCTGGGCTACCTCGGCGGCTACGTGCCGCAGGGGTGGTTCCAGCTCGCCGACGGCCCGGTCGTCTCCTGGCTGGTCGCCCACACGCCGCAGCCGCAGCTCCTGGCGTTGTCGGCGCTGCGGCTGCCGTCGCTGCTGGAGCTGCCGCTGGGGATGCTCGCCTACCTGACCATCGCCGACTGGCTCGACCCGGGCCTGTACCGGCGGCTCACCACGCCCGCCGTGGTGGCGTTGACCAGTGCCTCGTACTCGATCACGTTCGGGCTGATCGAGTGGGCGATGCATACGACGTACACCATCGAAGATCTTGTTCTGCGGTTCGTCTCCGGGGTGCTGACCGCGGTGGCGCTGATCCGTCTGGGGCGCCGGCCGTCCGCGCCGCCGGGCACCGGGGCGCCCCGGACCGCCCACGAGTTCCTGGTGTTCGCGGCGTCGACCGCCGCGCTCGGCCACCTCATCCTCGGTCTGTACGACAGTGTGCTGCTCTACAGCCTGGGCAGACTGCCGGCGCACCTGCCCGGCATGATCGCCGACGTCGTCGTGATCGCGGCCGCCCGGTTCGCGGCGGCCCGGCTGCGCCGCCGGCCGGTCACGGTCACCGGGCCCGGTCTCGACACGCTGATCACCGGGCTGTCCTGGTGGCTGGCGCTGTTCCTGATTCCGGCCATGGCGATCCGGTACGAGCTCGGCTTCGGCTCACGCCTGTTCGCCGCGGCCGCGGGGCTGCTCGTCATCGGGGTCGCGACGGCGGTGGCCCTGCGCGAGGTCCACGACCGGCTGCCACTGAGCGGGCGTCCGGCGGTGACCCGCCGGTGGCTGCTCGGGCTGGGCGTCGCGGGGGTGCCGGCAAGCGTGGCGGCCCTGATCGGTTTCGGGCTGCGCGTTCCCGGGCGGCAGGAGATCCATCTGCTGACCGCGGCCGGCCTGTTCGTCCTGACCGCCACCGTGGTGTCCGCGTCCTGGGACCGGCGCTGGTTCACCGTGCCGGCGCGGCACTGATCGCGCTCAGCCGGACCCGGGTCCGCGCCGGACCGCCGGTAGCTGACCGGAGACGGTCGTGGGCGAGCCGGACCGGCCCGCCCACGACCATGGGTCAGCCGATGCTCAGGTCGGCCCAGCCCCAGAAGAGGCGGTGGTCGGAGCAGGGCGCGCTGCCGCAGGTGCTCATCGGCAGCGCGTCACCGGCGTGCTGGCCGTTGAGGTGGTTGGCCCGGAAGAAGATCATGTCGATCTTCGTGCCGGTGCCGCACGGGCTGCCGGTGGTCGCCCCGGTGGTGCCTTCGCCGTAGCCCAGGCAGTACGGATCGGCGTCGTCCATCTCCCGGTACGCGCCGACGTTGTCACCGTTCGCCGGGGTGTTGACGCTCCGGTCGTACCAGACGTTGAGCTCCGGCCAGCTCGGCGTGGCGTTGAAGTCGCCGCCCACCAGCACCGTGTCACCGGCCGCCTCGAAGTCCTCGACGTGCGAGAGCACCTCGTTGACCTGGATCTTCCCGATCGTGCCGAACGGCTTCGGGGTGATGTGGGTGACGCAGTAGCGGACCGGCATCGTGGTGGTCGGTGCGCAGAGCAGGTGGCGGATCTCGTCCTTGTCGAAATCCGGGTTCGGGGTCAGCGCGAACCGGTTCGCCGTGCCGAGCGGCTGCCGGCTGAGCAGCGCGATGCCGACCGCCTTGTGGTCGCAGACGTCCCCGTCGTCGGTCGTGCCGTTGCGGGTCGCCTGGAACCGGACGAAGTTCCCCTTGTCCTGCGGCCAGTCGGTCTCGTTCTGCAGCCGCTTGGTGAGGGCGGCGTACTGACTCTGGCAGATCTCGTTGAGGGCGACGAAGTCCGGGTTCTTCTCCTTGATCGTGTCGAAGATCTTGGCGACCAGCAGGTCGGACGCGCCGGGCGTCTGGTATTTCCAGCCGCCGTCGACGTTCCACTGCATGGCGGTCAGCCGGACCGTGGTCGCGGCCTGGGCCGGCTGCGGCGCGACGGCCGGCGCCAGCAGGAGTGCGGTGGCGGTAGCCAGAATGGTGCGCAGGCGTGTACGCAATGAATCCCCCGTTTTGAGAACAATGTGGACAGTAGTTCACCTTACCGCTCCAGTTCTATCAACGATCTTCAACCCCGTCCCTCCCGGGCGCGGTGGCGGGCCACCGTACTCCGGTGCCGGTGTGGTGACACCGGGCGCGGAGTCAGGACGACGATGCCGGCGACCGGGTCAGGCTGTGGAGCAGACGGGCACCGTCGGGCCAGGCGGTGTAGGGCATGCTGAAGGCCTGCCTGGGCACCGCCAGCACCGTGGTCCGCGCGCAGACCGGTCGGCGGGCGCGCCGCCGCCGGTCAGGCGCGGCGTTCGTCGAGCAGGTTGCCGCCGTCGACGACGATCACCTGGCCGGTGATGTAGGCGGCCTTCGGTGAGGCCAGGAAGGCGACCGCCGCGGCCACTTCCGCCGGCCGGCCCGGCCGCCCCACCGGGGTCGCCGCGCCGGCCCGCAGCTCCTCCGGGGTGCTCGACGCCGTCGCGATCCACCCCGGCGCGACACTGTTCACCGTCACCCCGGACCGGCCGCCCTCCAGGGCCCAGGTCCGGGTCAGACCGTCCATCCCGGCCTTGGCCGCCGCGTACGCCGACTGGCCCGGCACGCTGACCAGCGGCCCGGTGACCGACGAGATGTTCACGACCCGGCCGTGGCCGCGTCCGATCATCCCGGGCAGCACCAGCCGGGTCACGTTGAAGCAGGTGGTCAGGGTGACCGCGAGCTGCCGGTCGAACTCCGCCGGGTCCAGGTCGCCCACCTCGGCGGACCGGTCCGCGTACCCGGTCTGCGCCATGCCGGCGTTGTTCACCAGCACGTCGATCTCGCCGGTCGCGGCCCGGGCGGCGTCGACCAGCCGCTGCGCCTGCGCGCGGTCGCGCAGGTCGGCGACCAGCCCGACGGCGCCGCCGCCGAGCTCGGCCGCGCGGTCGTGCACCCGGCCGGTGGTGGCCGTGACCACCACGCGCATGCCGGCCGACGCCAGCTCCCGGGCGATCGCGACACCGATCCCGTTCGGACTCCCGGCGCCGGTCACCCGCGCCACCCGTGTCCCGCCATCATGGTCCATCGCGGTCACGGTAGCCCCGGCACCGGCGTACCGGGATTGGAATCCGCCCGTCCTGGGAATGCTGCGCGCCATGAAGCGCGTGTTGATCATGACTGCGGGTGTGCTTCTGCTGGCCGGCTGCGGTGCGGCCGGCGGTCGCGAGGACGCCGCGGCGGCCGTCGCCAGCGGACTGCTGACGGCGGTCGCCGGCCGGGACGGCGCCGCCGCCTGCGCGAGCCTGGCCCCGCGCACCCGCGCCGAGCTGGAGAAATCGGCCGGCACATCGTGCCCTGAGGCGATCCTCGACGAGCACCTGCCCGCACCGGGCCGCGTGATCAGCGCGGCCGTTTTCGGTCAGCAGGCCCAGGTACGCCTCGCCGACGACACCATCTTCCTCGGCGTGTTCCCGGGCGGCTGGCGGGTCCTCGCGGCCGGCTGCAAGCCGCGTGGTGACCAGCCCTACGACTGCACCCTGCAGGGGAGTTGAGCGATGCGGTTCCTGTTCGTGCTGCTTCTGCTGGTGGTCGCCGCCGGCCTGATCTATTTCACCGCGCTGGGGGTGCTGCACCGATGAAACGCTTCCTCCGCGAGAACTCGCTCGGCCTGGTCTTCGGGCTGCTGTTCCTGATCGTACTGGCCGGCGAGGCGATCGCCGGGCACGCCGACTTCAACCAGCAGCAGCTCGTCGAAGGCCTGCCGCCGATCACGTTCGGCCGCTACCT
Protein-coding regions in this window:
- a CDS encoding class I SAM-dependent methyltransferase: MGEDGHAAVRDAYSALSGVYIDLFGTVEQSHPDDVAFIERHLTIRPGRVLDLGCGPGHLTGLLRSRGVAATGIDMVPEFLAYARATHPDGDYRQGSLTSLDVADESVAGILAWYSLIHLPPDALDAVLDGFRRVTAPGATLVVGIFEAPELGPFDHRVATAYRWPVDAFSARLARAGFDEVERQRRPADATTRPLAALAATRRA
- a CDS encoding SGNH/GDSL hydrolase family protein, which translates into the protein MAVAGPATAATRHFYVALGDSYSSGEGTYLDDSDYDAGTGGDCHRSRLAWGRVLAADTSLGLTMAAGRNSIAGHLACSGATVKNIRAISQHTGLGTQLAQLAALPVRPDLATVTIGGNDADFAAVVRTCYLYGGLKCTQAMATAKTKIGLLGDCAANDDSLGRYCLRDVYRDIKQQISGGRLIVVGYPRLFATGYRADGRCLWAASGVLAKLDGLIADMEARVHAEADAAGVTYVSTWDALSGHELCTEHSWVRSITPASGQKSLSAHPLAQGQQAMAGKVALYLHNHPFPAEPSVPTPTPTPTPTPTPTPVNRAPVAAFGYTRLSGAGNRVTLDGGASADPDGSIATWTWTSGGRQIATGRTATVSFAGVAAPSVTLTVTDNRGAPGTVSRTLSLQNRAPRITGVTPRAGAIVGSTVPDLAVAATDPDGDDLSTTFRVTGPAVDVSSGPVGATWTVPAHRLDPGARYQVAVTVRDPSGLTATATTSFTVAMLPTAADVTATSTGNGYWQVDTYGGVFSYGDAPFHGSLPGLGVKVNNIIGMTRTPDDGGYWLVGSDGGVFAFGNAPFYGSMGGKPLNGPVVGMAVTPSGKGYWLAAADGGVFAFGDAGFYGSMGGKPLNKPVTAIGATASGQGYWLAAGDGGVFAFGDAAFYGSMGGKPLNAPVVDMDVTPDGGGYWMTAEDGGVFAFGDAGFFGSMAGQPLNGHITGMSVTPSAGGYWLNGCDGGIFAFGDAQFHGSNPTYQCRGN
- a CDS encoding endonuclease/exonuclease/phosphatase family protein, with product MRTRLRTILATATALLLAPAVAPQPAQAATTVRLTAMQWNVDGGWKYQTPGASDLLVAKIFDTIKEKNPDFVALNEICQSQYAALTKRLQNETDWPQDKGNFVRFQATRNGTTDDGDVCDHKAVGIALLSRQPLGTANRFALTPNPDFDKDEIRHLLCAPTTTMPVRYCVTHITPKPFGTIGKIQVNEVLSHVEDFEAAGDTVLVGGDFNATPSWPELNVWYDRSVNTPANGDNVGAYREMDDADPYCLGYGEGTTGATTGSPCGTGTKIDMIFFRANHLNGQHAGDALPMSTCGSAPCSDHRLFWGWADLSIG
- a CDS encoding SDR family NAD(P)-dependent oxidoreductase, with product MDHDGGTRVARVTGAGSPNGIGVAIARELASAGMRVVVTATTGRVHDRAAELGGGAVGLVADLRDRAQAQRLVDAARAATGEIDVLVNNAGMAQTGYADRSAEVGDLDPAEFDRQLAVTLTTCFNVTRLVLPGMIGRGHGRVVNISSVTGPLVSVPGQSAYAAAKAGMDGLTRTWALEGGRSGVTVNSVAPGWIATASSTPEELRAGAATPVGRPGRPAEVAAAVAFLASPKAAYITGQVIVVDGGNLLDERRA